The window GGCGCCAGCCATGTGGTCAATGTGAAAAAACAAGATCCCGTTGAGGCGATCTTAAAGTGGTTTCCGGACGGCGTCGACGTGGTAATTGAGGCGTCCGGCAATGCCGGCGCCCTCCAAAGCTGTTTTAGTGTGGTCAAGCCAAGCGGCGCGGTGGTGGTGTTTGGGATTTTTTCCGACAGGATCAAGAATTTTGACCCCTCTTTTCTCTATTATAAAGAGCCGGTGATTTACGGTTCCAAAGGGGCAGCCGGCGCTTTTGAGGAGGCCTTGAAACTGCTGGCGGAAAAGCGGTTGGAAATCCTGCCGATGATAACCCATCGCTTTCCCCTTGCTGAAACCGCAGCGGCCTTTAAGGTTTTTGAAGACAAGGTGCCGGAGGCCCTGCGCATTGTCATCGAGGTTGCTCCCTGAGCAGCGGCGGATTTCAAAACGGCTGCGTGAATAATCGAGTTCTGAGCTAATAATTTAAGGAGGTCAAAAATGATCAAAGGAAATATCATCGATCTTTCCCAGGAAATTTATACCGGGATGCCGGTCTATCCCGGCCACATGAAAACCGTGGTCTGGACCCACCTTTCCCATGAGGAGTGTCGCCGGCAGCTGGGGACTGATTTCTCATATGAAACCCGGGGGCTGCTGCTCTGCGACCACGGCCCCACCCATATCGATTCCGTCAGCCACCTGTCCAGGGACCCCGAGGCAGAGTCCATCGACCGGCTGGCGCTGGAAAAATGCATCACCTCGGCGATCTGCATCGACGTCAGCGACGTACCCTTAAAGACGCAGTTCGGCCGGAAAAAAATCGAGGCCCAGCTTAAAAAATGGGACCTGAAAATTCTCCCTGGGGACACCGTTTTGTTCTACACGGCGCACTACGACCGCTATTACGGCAAACCGGAATACATGACCGAGTACCCGGGCCTTGACCGGGAAGGGACCGAATTCATCATCGATGCGGGGTGCGTCAATTTCGGTGTGGATTCTCCCAGTCCGGACATGTGGTACGACAAGACCTATCCCTGTCACAGCACCTGCGCGAAGCGCAAAGTGACCCATGTGGAAAACCTCTGCAATCTCGACAAGCTGATCGGCAAGCGCTTTACCTTTATTGCCCTGCCGCTCAAAATCCGGAACGGAACCGGCTCGCCCCTGCGCGCCGTGGCGATACTGGACAAATAGAATCCCGTTAGTAAATATACACAGGAGTTAATATTCAAATGGCGACATATCTTAAAAAGGCAAAGAAACGGCCGGCGGAGGACCTGTCCGATGTCAGTCGGACTGTCCGGGAGATTATCAACAGGGTCAAAGGGGAGGGAGAAGCGGCGGTCCGCTATTACTCTAAAAAGTTCGATAACTGGGCGCCTAAAAGTTTTAAGATTTCACCTGAAGAAATCGAAACCGCCCGCAAGAAACTCTCCCCCGGTGAGAAGGAGGACATCGATTTCTGCCAGGCTCAGATCCGTAATTTTGCCCGGGAACAGATGAAAACGATTCGTAACATGGAAGTTGAAATGCTCCCCGGCGTGTTCCTGGGTCAGAAAATCATACCGGTTGCTTCAAGCGGATCTTATGTCCCCGGCGGCCGCTACCCGATGCTGGCATCGGCGCATATGACCGTGATTACACCGAAGGTCGCCGGTGTTGACCGTGTGGTTGCCTGTACGCCGCCTGTTAAAGGGGAGGGAATTTATCCGGCTACGCTCTATTCCATGGCGGCTGCGGGCGCTGATGAAATATACTGCATGGGCGGCGTCCATGCTTTGGCGGCCATGGCCTACGGCATGGAAGACCTTAAACCGGTGGACATGGTGGTGGGCGCCGGTAATAAGTACGTTGCCGAGGCCAAGCGGCAACTCTTCGGCGACGTCGGCATCGACCTGCTGGCCGGACCCACCGAGATTCTGATTATTGCCGATGACACCGCCGATCCGGTTATTCTGGCGGCGGACATCCTCGGGCAGGCCGAGCACGATCCCAATTCCCGGCAGTGCCTGATTTCACTTTCCAAAGAGACGGCTGAACGGACCCTGATTGAACTGGAACGCCAGCTGGCGGTGCTGCCGACCCGCGAAGTCGCCGGGGTTTCATGGCAGGACAATGGAGAGGTGATCGTGGTTGAATCCCGCGAAGAAGCGGTCGAACTCAGCGATGAGTGGGCGCCGGAGCATTTGGAAGTCCAGACCGATGACTGGCGCTACTTTCTGGACAACTGCACGAATTACGGCTCCATGTTCTGCGGGGAGGAAACAACGGTTGCCTATGGGGACAAGACCATCGGCACCAATCATGTCCTGCCCACCATGCGGGCGGCCCGCTACACCGGCGGCCTGTCCGTGGGAAAGTTCGTCAAGACCGTTACCTACCAGTATGCCACCCGCAAGGCTTCGCTGGATATCGCCCGGGTTTGCGAGCGGGCATGCAATTATGAAAATATGCTGGCGCACGGGCTCAGCTGCCGGGTAAGGATTGACAAGTATGAAAAAGAATAAGCCGCAATTTTCCCTTGAGGGCAAGTCGGCGCTGATCACCGGAGCGTCCGGGGGGATCGGAACGGCCGTCTGTGAACTGATGGGTGCGGCCGGCGCCCGGCTGTTCCTGAACGGCACCAACGGGGAGAAGCTCAAGGCCCTGGCGGACCGGCTGAACGCCGACGGGATCCAGACGGGCTATAAGGCCCTTGACCTGAACGAATCCGGTGCGCCGGTGGAACTCGTGGAATCCATGATTGCGGAAACCGGGGCGATAGACATCCTGGTGAATTCAG of the Desulfobacterales bacterium genome contains:
- a CDS encoding cyclase family protein — translated: MIKGNIIDLSQEIYTGMPVYPGHMKTVVWTHLSHEECRRQLGTDFSYETRGLLLCDHGPTHIDSVSHLSRDPEAESIDRLALEKCITSAICIDVSDVPLKTQFGRKKIEAQLKKWDLKILPGDTVLFYTAHYDRYYGKPEYMTEYPGLDREGTEFIIDAGCVNFGVDSPSPDMWYDKTYPCHSTCAKRKVTHVENLCNLDKLIGKRFTFIALPLKIRNGTGSPLRAVAILDK
- the hisD gene encoding histidinol dehydrogenase; amino-acid sequence: MATYLKKAKKRPAEDLSDVSRTVREIINRVKGEGEAAVRYYSKKFDNWAPKSFKISPEEIETARKKLSPGEKEDIDFCQAQIRNFAREQMKTIRNMEVEMLPGVFLGQKIIPVASSGSYVPGGRYPMLASAHMTVITPKVAGVDRVVACTPPVKGEGIYPATLYSMAAAGADEIYCMGGVHALAAMAYGMEDLKPVDMVVGAGNKYVAEAKRQLFGDVGIDLLAGPTEILIIADDTADPVILAADILGQAEHDPNSRQCLISLSKETAERTLIELERQLAVLPTREVAGVSWQDNGEVIVVESREEAVELSDEWAPEHLEVQTDDWRYFLDNCTNYGSMFCGEETTVAYGDKTIGTNHVLPTMRAARYTGGLSVGKFVKTVTYQYATRKASLDIARVCERACNYENMLAHGLSCRVRIDKYEKE